From Streptomyces sp. TLI_105, the proteins below share one genomic window:
- the nrtL gene encoding ArgS-related anticodon-binding protein NrtL yields the protein MTPADLSLTVQHAVRRAVDDGALRVDVPPRVKVERARPGGTGEYASSVALSLARPAGRAPLDVAEILQERLRESPGILAVDITGPGFLNFTLRADAGGDLVRAIRDAGAAYGHGTPLAGTVVRFAEVSQGRASVVTEVVLRLLRSQGADASFGGDERIPVRGGEYRPDLLGVDAGRWALLRAANHDRVLDGPPLLVQHERNPLFRVRYAHARVRRLLVNALQLGFAPSYDADVHAPELFGVLGDHPVVLLAAARHRAPDRVARHLEATADALLAFQHTVLPLGDEKPSAAHRSRLALAEAAGTVLAGGLSLLGISAPDQI from the coding sequence GTGACCCCCGCGGACCTCTCCCTCACCGTGCAGCACGCCGTGCGCCGTGCGGTCGACGACGGTGCGCTGCGGGTCGACGTCCCCCCGCGCGTGAAGGTGGAGCGGGCCCGGCCCGGCGGGACCGGGGAGTACGCCAGCAGCGTCGCGCTCAGTCTCGCCCGGCCCGCCGGGCGCGCCCCTCTCGATGTCGCGGAAATCCTTCAGGAGCGGCTCCGTGAGAGCCCCGGGATCCTCGCCGTCGACATCACGGGGCCCGGGTTTCTGAACTTCACCCTTCGTGCCGATGCCGGTGGTGATCTCGTACGGGCGATTCGGGACGCCGGGGCCGCGTACGGGCACGGCACCCCTCTCGCCGGGACCGTCGTGCGGTTCGCCGAGGTGTCCCAGGGGCGTGCCTCGGTCGTGACCGAGGTCGTTCTGCGGCTGCTCCGGAGCCAGGGGGCCGACGCCTCCTTCGGCGGGGACGAGCGGATCCCCGTGCGGGGTGGGGAGTACCGGCCCGATCTCCTCGGTGTCGATGCGGGTCGGTGGGCCCTGTTGCGGGCCGCGAACCACGATCGGGTTCTCGACGGGCCCCCCCTTCTCGTCCAGCACGAGCGCAACCCCCTCTTCCGCGTGCGGTACGCCCACGCCCGGGTGCGGCGGCTGCTCGTCAACGCGCTGCAGCTCGGTTTCGCTCCTTCGTACGACGCCGACGTTCATGCCCCCGAGCTTTTCGGCGTTCTCGGCGACCATCCCGTCGTCCTGCTCGCCGCCGCCCGCCACCGCGCCCCCGACCGGGTCGCCCGGCACCTGGAAGCCACCGCCGACGCGCTGCTCGCGTTCCAGCACACCGTGCTGCCGCTCGGCGACGAGAAACCCTCGGCCGCCCACCGCTCCCGGCTCGCGCTCGCCGAAGCCGCCGGGACGGTGCTCGCCGGTGGCCTGTCCCTGCTCGGCATCAGCGCACCCGACCAGATCTGA
- a CDS encoding response regulator, with amino-acid sequence MSGVSGRVLVVDDNKVIRQLIRVNLELEGFEVVTAADGAECLDVVHQVCPDVVTLDVVMPRLDGIKTAERLRADPRTSHLPVAIISACGEREVGEVDAFLAKPFEPSELVRVVRQLMHRERRERPEAAGPDGGEEPAAVEGLQEQDPRCVDVPGARAG; translated from the coding sequence GTGTCAGGCGTGTCCGGTCGGGTGCTCGTTGTCGATGACAACAAGGTGATCCGCCAGTTGATCAGGGTCAATCTCGAACTCGAGGGGTTCGAGGTCGTGACCGCGGCCGATGGTGCCGAGTGTCTGGATGTCGTGCATCAGGTCTGTCCTGATGTCGTCACCCTGGACGTCGTCATGCCCCGCTTGGACGGGATCAAGACGGCCGAGCGGCTGCGGGCCGACCCGCGGACCAGTCATCTGCCGGTGGCGATCATCAGCGCCTGCGGCGAGCGCGAGGTCGGTGAGGTCGACGCCTTTCTCGCCAAGCCCTTCGAGCCCTCGGAGCTCGTGCGCGTGGTGCGGCAGTTGATGCACCGCGAGCGGCGGGAGCGTCCCGAGGCGGCCGGCCCCGACGGGGGAGAGGAACCTGCCGCAGTCGAGGGGCTGCAGGAGCAGGACCCCCGATGTGTCGACGTGCCGGGAGCCCGTGCGGGGTGA